The Pseudanabaena yagii GIHE-NHR1 genomic interval AAATAAATGCTTTTCGATTTGAGGAATTGCTAAATTAGCCGCACGGATCGCGAGTTGCTGTTTGATAACCTCTAAATCTGTAATTACTTCTTCTGGATTAATATCTACATTCATGATTTCAGGCTCGCATTTACACACAATACTTGCAACAATTCTCTAACCAATGAAGATAGTCTGTGCTTTGCACAGACTATCTTCATTATTTGCATTAACGCAAATTCTTAGGGGTTTAGCTCGTTGATCACTTTGTCAGTTTTACGGAACTTCAGTTCAGGAGGAGCATCGGGTAAATCAAGCAAATCACGAATTGCTGAATCTAACTCTTCAAATCCGAAAATACCTTCGCGATCGAAGCTCACCTTACCATCACTACCAATTAAAACCGTTTGCGGAACTGTACCTCTATAGTAATAAGCCTCTTCATTTGGGCTATAGTTCTGCTTCTGCAAGTCCAAGCTATCCACAGGAATCGCAATTAAACTCAGACTTTTGCCGTAAAATCCTTGTGCGAGGTTAAGGATGGGCGAAAAACGCTTACAGTCAGCACTATCATCAACATAAAACACGACCATTGCAGGGCGACCTAGCTGAAGTGATTGGTCTAGGGTGATCCGAGGCGGCACAATTGAACCATTACCGCCATAAAGCGCAAATATATTGCCATCGTAGGTATCATCTGTGAGTTTCGCTTGGACAGGTTGAGCATTACCAAATACTGTTCCTAATAATATGCTGAGGCTTATACAACTCGCGATCGCTACACAAAGTCCTAAATAAAAAGATTTCTTCAGCCAGTTTTTCATCGTCTTTAAATATAAACTCTTTTTAAACCACTATATGAGGTTAGCGTAAAGCTCACCATAAATCACAGCTTTAGACTGATTCATAAGACAAATACTATGGACATTCATAAGCCCAAAACTATAAATTGTTGAATAATTACCATCTAATTTTTAGTTGATTATTTAGTCTAATAGTTTATTAAAGCTTAATAAGCTATTAGACTAATAACAAGGTAATTATAATATCAAGAACACTTTAATCAAGACTAGAGTTGCTTCATGATAGGATTATTTAGATTTAGTTTTTATTAGTTGAACCTATGAAATCGATTGTAGCTTTTTTAAACAAAATACTCTCTAAACTGCCCACACTAAGAGATTATGAAATTAAATTAAAATACTCTAGTTTTGACGACGAAAAATTTTATCAACAAACAAACGGGATTGAGATTCTTGACACTCACAAATTAACAAGAATTAACTATGCTTGTGGTTTAGATTACGTTAAAGGATGGCTAAATGTTGATTCAGTATGATCCACAATACAAGAGGGGAGGGGAGGATTGTCTATACCGTCAAGTCAATTTAATTGCTAAACATCCTTTTCCAGACAACTACTTTGAATTTGGTTTCGCCGAGGATTTTTTAGAACATATTCATCAAGATGATTCTATTGTTTTTTTAGCTGAATGCTATCGAACTTTAAAATTTGGAGGGGTACTACGTCTATCTTTCCCTGGTCTAGAGGGGGTTTTAGAGAAGCATTATACCGAAATTAATTATAGAAACATTTTAAAGGCAAAAAAAGAGGCATACACTATGTATGACCATCTACATTTTTATTCTAAAGATGAACTTAGATTAGTAGCTAAACATATTGGCTATCGAGAAGTAAATTTTGTAGAGTATGGAGTTTCAAAATTTTCAGATCTTAATGGGCTAGATAATAGAGATGGTCAAATTGGCTTGAACACGTACGTTGAGTTAATCAAGTAGTGTGTTTTAGTGATAGAGGAGAATTCTTGGATTCTCCTCTATCACTAATTAAGACAACCTAAGCAAACCAATTAGTTGCCAAAGCCATGGGCGCGAATGAGATCGAAAAATTCTTTTTTCATATGTGGGTCATTGCGGAATGAGCCACGGACGATTGAGTTTACCATCTGGGTTTCTGGTTCCTTGACTCCCCGCCATGTCATGCACATATGCTGAGCTTTGATTACAAAGGCTAGTCCCTTAGGCTTGATCAGTTGTTCAATTGTATCTGCAACCATGATTGCTGCTTCCTCTTGGATATGAGGACGGCTCATTACCCAATCTACGATGCGGTTAAATTTGGAAATACCAATCACGCGATCGCTAGGGACAATGCCAATCCATGCTTGTCCCACGATGGGTACAAAGTGATGTGAGCAAGCGGAACGGACAGTAATTGGACCAAGGGTATAGATTTCGTCTAGTTCTTTGGCATTGGGGAAGTCAGTGACCTTGGGCATGGGGTGATAGCGTCCTTTAAAGACCTCATCCACATACATTTTGGCAACACGTTTTGCCGTTTCTTTGGTGTTGTGATCGTTCGCAGTATCAATAATTAGAGAATCAAAAACGCCTTGCAACTTAGCCTCGATTTCCTTTTTTAGCTCTTCACGCTCGATGTCACTGATGTGATGTGAGATCGAATCATTAGCAAAATAAGGATCTCCAGCCGCTATGATGCGATCGCGAATAATTTGCGAGATAGCTTTTCTGGTGGGTAGAGGTTCGAGGACTTTTGCGCTTTTGGAATCGTTCTCAGAATTGTTGGTAATAGGGCGGGAGATACTGATCGTCATGGTGTGATACTTACTAGATATCCAGTGATTTAACTTAAAACTGAGGAAGCGAAAAAAATACCGAGGAAACAGTAATTAAACATCAAAATTTTGTGTTTGAGCTTGATTCAAATACGCCTGCATAAAAAGGTGATTGATCAGCATTTCAAACTAGAAAATTTAATATATTCTCCCATATTTGCAGATCTGTGGAGGTTATCGCTTCTCTCAATAGATTGAACTTTTTCAATCGTAATTTAACATTCCTATATAATTCTAGACTATTCTTTACTATCTTCAGGGGCTAAAAGCTAGAATCTGTGGCTAAATGCACCGATCTCTCTAGTTTGGATATTTTAATTACTGTGATAATGGAAAATTATATTTTTCAGTTGGAAGAAATTCTGGACAACTATTAAAAATGTGATCAAGAAGACTTTGTATCCTCTATCACTCATAAAAATGGAATTGTCATTAATTTATCAATAGATAGCCTTAAAACTTGCATATCTATAGACAAATAGTTATGAATATTTCTTGAATAAGTGTATTTACTAAAAAAATTAGCAATCATGTTTAAAGCGATCGCTCAACCTCAGAACACTATTATAACGGTTTGCATTTAGCCTAAGTCGCTAATAAAAATGTCCCACTCAATTTATCTAGCTTCGAGTTCGCTCAGCTAACGTTGGCTGAGCGAACTCGAAGCTACAGGTTTTAGCTATGTTTTCAAATGAGTATGCACTCAATCCAAGATGATGATTGACGGCACTTCGTGCCGTCAATCATCTCTTGGATTTTAGAAAACACCTGCATTAGGCATTAATACAAGGTCATTGATAATCGCATCTTCTGGAAGATTTACCAAAGTCATAATCGATTCTGCGACTGTGGCTGGTGTGAGCATAGCAGCACGATTAAAGCTGGGGGGGACTTTATCGCCTAGAGTATCCCATAGTCCTGTGTTGACGGAACCAGGGCAAATGGACATGACTTTGATGCCATGAGGC includes:
- a CDS encoding methyltransferase domain-containing protein produces the protein MLIQYDPQYKRGGEDCLYRQVNLIAKHPFPDNYFEFGFAEDFLEHIHQDDSIVFLAECYRTLKFGGVLRLSFPGLEGVLEKHYTEINYRNILKAKKEAYTMYDHLHFYSKDELRLVAKHIGYREVNFVEYGVSKFSDLNGLDNRDGQIGLNTYVELIK
- the folE gene encoding GTP cyclohydrolase I; its protein translation is MTISISRPITNNSENDSKSAKVLEPLPTRKAISQIIRDRIIAAGDPYFANDSISHHISDIEREELKKEIEAKLQGVFDSLIIDTANDHNTKETAKRVAKMYVDEVFKGRYHPMPKVTDFPNAKELDEIYTLGPITVRSACSHHFVPIVGQAWIGIVPSDRVIGISKFNRIVDWVMSRPHIQEEAAIMVADTIEQLIKPKGLAFVIKAQHMCMTWRGVKEPETQMVNSIVRGSFRNDPHMKKEFFDLIRAHGFGN
- a CDS encoding thylakoid membrane photosystem I accumulation factor, whose protein sequence is MKNWLKKSFYLGLCVAIASCISLSILLGTVFGNAQPVQAKLTDDTYDGNIFALYGGNGSIVPPRITLDQSLQLGRPAMVVFYVDDSADCKRFSPILNLAQGFYGKSLSLIAIPVDSLDLQKQNYSPNEEAYYYRGTVPQTVLIGSDGKVSFDREGIFGFEELDSAIRDLLDLPDAPPELKFRKTDKVINELNP